Proteins encoded together in one Rhodospirillaceae bacterium window:
- the glpK gene encoding glycerol kinase GlpK, with protein MAKADLILAIDQGTTSTRAIAFSLRGEPQATVQKELPQIYPADGWVEHDPEEIWRATVEVSPGVIAKVGAERIAAIGITNQRETTVVWNRKTGKPVHNAIVWQDRRGAPMCKQLIADGWEPKIQAKTGLLIDSYFSATKIAWILENVAGARESAERGELAFGTIDTFLLWRLTGGKAHATDVTNASRTMLCDIHKLAWDDELLSLFKIPRSMLPEIKENAAGFGTTDPRELGIALPVAGMAGDQQAALIGQACFTPGMIKSTYGTGCFALMNTGTKAVLSKNRLLTTVGYKLKGETAYAVEGSIFIAGAAVQWLRDGLKLIQQAGETEVLARSVRGTGGVYLVPAFTGLGAPYWDPMARGALLGLTRDTGIAEIVRAALEAVCYQTRDLMSAMIADTGTDVQSLRVDGGMARNDWVMQFLADLLHVPIGRPVVVETTALGAAIAAGLGTGIIPDLKTAAASWQQEREFKPEMAEADRDRLYAGWKTAIGRIRS; from the coding sequence ATGGCCAAAGCGGATCTCATCCTCGCCATCGACCAGGGCACCACCAGCACGCGCGCCATCGCCTTCAGCCTGCGCGGCGAACCGCAGGCGACGGTACAGAAGGAACTGCCGCAGATCTATCCGGCCGATGGCTGGGTCGAGCATGACCCGGAGGAAATCTGGCGCGCCACGGTCGAGGTGAGCCCGGGCGTCATCGCCAAGGTGGGGGCCGAACGCATTGCTGCCATCGGCATTACCAACCAGCGCGAAACCACGGTCGTCTGGAACCGGAAGACCGGCAAGCCGGTGCACAATGCCATCGTCTGGCAGGACCGGCGCGGCGCCCCCATGTGCAAGCAGCTCATCGCCGATGGCTGGGAGCCCAAGATCCAGGCCAAAACCGGCCTCCTCATCGACAGCTATTTCTCGGCCACCAAGATTGCCTGGATTCTCGAGAATGTTGCAGGCGCGCGTGAATCTGCCGAGCGCGGCGAGCTTGCCTTCGGCACCATCGACACCTTCCTGCTCTGGCGCCTGACGGGCGGCAAGGCCCACGCGACCGATGTCACCAACGCCTCGCGCACCATGCTCTGCGACATCCACAAGCTGGCCTGGGATGATGAACTGCTGTCGCTGTTCAAGATCCCGCGCTCGATGCTGCCGGAAATCAAGGAGAACGCCGCCGGTTTCGGCACGACCGATCCGCGCGAGCTGGGCATCGCCTTGCCGGTCGCTGGCATGGCCGGCGACCAGCAGGCAGCCCTCATCGGTCAGGCCTGCTTCACCCCCGGCATGATCAAGAGCACTTATGGCACCGGCTGCTTTGCCTTGATGAACACCGGCACCAAAGCTGTCCTCTCGAAGAACCGGCTGCTCACCACCGTCGGCTACAAGCTGAAGGGCGAGACCGCCTATGCGGTCGAGGGCAGCATCTTCATCGCCGGCGCCGCCGTGCAATGGCTGCGCGACGGCTTGAAGCTCATCCAGCAGGCGGGCGAGACGGAAGTGCTGGCCCGCTCCGTGCGCGGCACGGGTGGTGTCTATTTGGTGCCGGCCTTCACGGGCCTGGGTGCGCCCTATTGGGACCCGATGGCGCGTGGCGCGCTCTTGGGACTTACCCGCGACACCGGCATCGCCGAGATCGTGCGCGCGGCATTGGAGGCCGTCTGCTACCAGACCCGCGACCTCATGAGTGCCATGATTGCCGACACCGGCACCGATGTGCAGAGCTTGCGCGTCGATGGCGGCATGGCGCGCAACGATTGGGTCATGCAGTTCCTGGCTGATCTCCTCCATGTGCCGATCGGGCGGCCTGTGGTGGTGGAAACCACGGCGCTCGGCGCGGCGATCGCGGCCGGGCTTGGCACCGGCATCATTCCCGATCTCAAGACCGCCGCCGCCAGTTGGCAGCAGGAGCGGGAGTTCAAACCGGAAATGGCCGAGGCGGATCGCGATCGCCTCTATGCCGGCTGGAAGACGGCGATCGGGCGGATCAGGTCTTAG
- the upp gene encoding uracil phosphoribosyltransferase, which produces MVKTFKEFPTLSVLDHPLIQHKLSMMRDKSTPTTLFRQLLKEIALLMGYELTRDLPMTTQEIETPLTKMDAPVIMGKKIAVVPILRAGLGMADGLMELVPAARMGHIGLYRDHETKRPVEYFVKLPEPEGRIFILVDPMLATGHSAAAAIDTLNKRGISDDNIRLMSLVAAPEGVRVVQAAHPSVPIFVAALDSHLNELAYIVPGLGDAGDRLFGTK; this is translated from the coding sequence ATGGTCAAGACATTCAAGGAATTCCCGACGCTGAGCGTGCTCGATCATCCGCTGATCCAGCACAAGCTCTCGATGATGCGGGACAAGTCGACACCGACCACCCTGTTCCGCCAGTTGCTCAAGGAGATCGCACTCCTCATGGGCTACGAGCTCACGCGCGATCTGCCGATGACGACCCAGGAGATCGAAACGCCGCTCACGAAAATGGATGCGCCGGTGATCATGGGCAAGAAGATCGCCGTGGTGCCGATCCTGCGCGCCGGCCTCGGCATGGCGGATGGTCTCATGGAACTGGTGCCCGCCGCCCGCATGGGCCATATCGGTCTCTACCGCGACCACGAGACCAAGCGGCCGGTTGAATATTTCGTGAAGCTGCCGGAGCCCGAGGGCCGCATCTTCATCCTGGTCGACCCGATGCTGGCGACCGGCCACTCGGCGGCGGCGGCCATCGACACGCTCAACAAGCGCGGCATTTCCGATGACAATATCCGCCTGATGTCGCTGGTGGCAGCCCCCGAAGGCGTCCGCGTCGTCCAGGCGGCGCACCCAAGTGTGCCCATCTTCGTGGCGGCGCTGGATTCCCATCTCAACGAGCTGGCCTATATCGTGCCCGGCCTCGGCGATGCCGGCGACCGGCTCTTCGGCACGAAATAG
- a CDS encoding 4-hydroxyproline epimerase, producing the protein MARFTFSCIDAHTCGNPVRVVSGGGPQLTGASMSERRQHFLKEFDWIRTGLMFEPRGHDMMSGSILYPPTRPDCDVAILFIETSGCLPMCGHGTIGTVTVAIENGLVRPKKPGELRLDTPAGLVVATYEQVGDYVESVRLTNVPGFLHSEGLEIDCPEIGPIKVDVAYGGNFYCIVEPQAGYRDMADFTAGELIAMSRELRRRMNERYTFQHPENPTIQGLSHILWTGKPTVAGADARNAVFYGDKAIDRSPCGTGTSARMAQLAGKGRLKVGDNFVHESIIGSLFKGRVEQAATVGNKPAIVPSIEGWARVTGFNTIFIDDRDPYKHGFQVI; encoded by the coding sequence ATGGCCCGATTCACCTTCTCCTGCATCGACGCGCATACATGCGGCAATCCGGTGCGGGTCGTGTCGGGGGGCGGACCGCAATTGACCGGCGCCAGCATGAGCGAGCGGCGCCAGCATTTCCTCAAGGAATTCGATTGGATCCGCACCGGCCTGATGTTCGAGCCGCGCGGCCATGACATGATGTCCGGCAGCATCCTCTATCCGCCGACCCGGCCCGATTGTGATGTTGCCATCCTGTTCATCGAGACCTCGGGCTGCCTGCCGATGTGCGGCCATGGCACCATCGGCACGGTGACGGTCGCCATCGAGAACGGTTTGGTGCGGCCGAAGAAACCGGGCGAACTGCGCCTCGACACGCCTGCGGGCCTCGTAGTCGCGACCTATGAACAGGTCGGCGACTATGTCGAATCGGTGCGTCTCACCAATGTGCCGGGCTTCCTGCATTCCGAGGGGCTGGAGATCGATTGCCCGGAGATCGGGCCCATCAAGGTCGACGTAGCCTATGGTGGCAATTTCTATTGCATCGTCGAACCACAGGCTGGCTATCGCGACATGGCGGATTTCACCGCCGGCGAGCTTATTGCGATGAGCCGCGAACTCCGCCGCCGGATGAACGAGCGCTATACCTTCCAACATCCCGAGAACCCCACCATCCAGGGCCTCTCGCACATCCTGTGGACAGGCAAGCCCACCGTCGCCGGCGCCGATGCGCGCAACGCGGTCTTCTATGGCGACAAGGCGATCGACCGTTCGCCCTGCGGCACCGGCACCTCGGCGCGCATGGCGCAGCTTGCCGGCAAAGGGCGCCTCAAGGTCGGCGACAATTTTGTCCATGAGAGCATCATCGGTTCGCTCTTCAAGGGCCGGGTCGAGCAGGCGGCAACCGTCGGCAACAAGCCGGCTATCGTGCCGTCGATCGAAGGCTGGGCGCGGGTCACCGGCTTCAACACCATCTTCATCGACGATCGCGATCCCTACAAACACGGTTTCCAGGTCATCTGA
- a CDS encoding MBOAT family protein, protein MLFNSYQFMFVFLPVTLALFFLLGRFAARDMAVGFLALASVFFYAWWSPIYILLILGEVVFSFLVGRQLERTDLSNRARRLILTAAIALILVVLGYFKYVNFFLGIVNDTAGTDWSLGLIILPLGISFHTFQQIAYLVDAYRRSAKHYRLIDFCLFVTFFPQLVAGPIVHHNEAIPQIRQPGFLKPRAINILVGLSLFGLGLFKKTVIADTLAQIANPAFAAAHAGADLTLVEAWMGALAYSLQLYFDFSGYSDMAIGLARMFNIRFPANFHSPYKAVNIADFWRRWHMTLSRFLRDYLYIPLGGNRHGTARQLANLLLTMLLGGLWHGAGWTFIIWGALHGAFLVVQRLWSGFCKGRGFALPRPVGWLITMLVVMVAWVYFKAVDVATAHSVLASLVGASGFGLKTPNLPDLPLDGWPVILIAGLIATLAPNSTEIFRRYAPTLKLVTLTRRHLGRYERYLEWRPVAGWALAAGLVTTAGAVAILGWQSEFLYFQF, encoded by the coding sequence ATGCTTTTCAATTCCTACCAGTTCATGTTCGTCTTCCTGCCGGTGACACTGGCGCTGTTTTTCCTGCTCGGCCGCTTCGCCGCACGCGACATGGCGGTGGGCTTTCTCGCTTTGGCCTCGGTGTTCTTCTATGCCTGGTGGAGCCCGATCTACATCCTCCTCATCCTGGGCGAGGTGGTGTTCAGCTTCCTGGTCGGCCGTCAGCTGGAGCGGACCGATCTTTCCAATCGGGCGCGGCGGCTCATTCTGACCGCCGCCATCGCGCTCATCCTGGTGGTGCTGGGCTATTTCAAATACGTCAATTTCTTCCTGGGCATTGTCAACGACACGGCCGGCACGGATTGGAGTCTCGGCCTCATCATCCTGCCGCTCGGCATTTCGTTTCATACCTTCCAGCAGATCGCCTATCTGGTGGATGCCTATCGCCGGTCGGCCAAGCATTACCGGCTGATCGATTTCTGCCTGTTCGTGACCTTCTTTCCGCAGCTGGTGGCCGGCCCGATCGTGCATCACAACGAGGCCATTCCGCAGATCCGCCAGCCGGGTTTCCTGAAGCCACGGGCCATCAACATCCTGGTGGGCCTGTCCTTGTTCGGCTTGGGCCTCTTCAAGAAGACGGTGATCGCCGACACGCTGGCGCAGATCGCCAATCCCGCTTTCGCCGCCGCCCATGCCGGCGCCGACCTCACTTTGGTCGAGGCGTGGATGGGGGCGCTCGCCTACAGCCTGCAACTCTATTTCGATTTCTCGGGCTATTCCGACATGGCGATCGGCCTTGCGCGCATGTTCAACATCCGCTTCCCGGCCAATTTCCATTCGCCCTACAAGGCGGTCAACATCGCCGATTTCTGGCGCCGCTGGCACATGACCCTGTCACGTTTCCTGCGCGACTATCTCTATATCCCGCTGGGCGGCAATCGCCACGGCACGGCGCGGCAGTTGGCCAATCTGCTGCTCACCATGCTGCTGGGCGGGTTGTGGCATGGCGCGGGCTGGACCTTCATCATCTGGGGCGCGCTCCACGGCGCGTTCCTGGTGGTGCAGCGCCTGTGGTCGGGCTTCTGCAAAGGCCGCGGGTTCGCCCTGCCGCGGCCCGTGGGCTGGCTCATCACCATGCTGGTGGTGATGGTGGCCTGGGTCTATTTCAAGGCGGTCGACGTCGCCACGGCGCATAGCGTGTTGGCTTCCCTGGTGGGCGCCAGCGGCTTCGGCCTGAAGACGCCCAACCTGCCCGATCTGCCGCTGGATGGCTGGCCGGTGATCCTGATCGCCGGCCTCATCGCGACGCTCGCCCCCAACAGCACCGAGATCTTCCGCCGTTATGCGCCGACGCTGAAGCTGGTGACGCTGACGCGGCGCCATCTCGGGCGCTATGAGCGCTATCTGGAATGGCGCCCGGTGGCCGGATGGGCGCTGGCGGCGGGTCTGGTGACGACGGCCGGCGCCGTCGCCATCCTCGGCTGGCAATCCGAATTCCTCTATTTCCAGTTCTGA
- the mscL gene encoding large conductance mechanosensitive channel protein MscL: MFKEFRDFAVRGNVVDLAVGIIIGAAFTGIVNSLVKDIIMPPIGWILGGIDFSNFFIALSTEHYDTLKAATDAGVVTINYGLFLNACINFLIVAFAIFLLVKQINRFKKAEEAAPAPGPSESEKLLAEIRDLLKSSR, from the coding sequence ATGTTCAAGGAATTCCGGGATTTTGCCGTACGCGGCAATGTGGTGGATCTAGCCGTCGGTATCATCATCGGCGCGGCCTTCACCGGCATCGTCAATTCGCTGGTCAAGGACATCATTATGCCGCCCATCGGCTGGATCCTTGGCGGCATCGATTTCTCGAATTTCTTCATCGCGCTGAGCACCGAACATTACGACACGCTCAAGGCAGCGACCGATGCCGGCGTGGTCACGATCAATTACGGCCTGTTCCTCAATGCCTGCATCAATTTCCTGATCGTGGCCTTTGCCATCTTCCTGCTGGTCAAGCAGATCAACCGCTTCAAGAAGGCGGAAGAGGCGGCACCCGCCCCAGGCCCCTCGGAGAGCGAGAAGCTGCTGGCCGAAATCCGCGACCTCTTGAAGAGCAGCCGCTGA
- the pseC gene encoding UDP-4-amino-4,6-dideoxy-N-acetyl-beta-L-altrosamine transaminase, protein MSNNSFLPYGRQSIDQDDIASVTKALQADYLTTGPGVGRFEQAFAEMVGARYAIASNSGTAALHLACIALGLQKGDAVIVPTLTFLATANAARYCGADVIFADVDADTGRLTAATLAAALSKAGSAKVKAVLPVHLNGHCADLTAIRALTEARGIKVIEDACHALGGIHQSGNSSTAKVGACALSELACFSLHPVKTMTTGEGGVTTTNDPNHYKIMQTYRSHGMVRDAADFRHRDLGFGPDGQPNPWYYEMQALGWNYRITDFACALGESQLAKLPRFIARRRELTALYDKLLPDLAPRLKIVPAQPGDNAALHLYAVLIDFAGIGKSRAQVMAELKALGVGTMVHYLPVHQQPYYRDLYGKQDLPGADSYYARQLSIPLYPDMTDADVTRVVGALRSVLG, encoded by the coding sequence ATGAGCAACAATTCCTTTCTGCCCTACGGCCGCCAGAGCATCGACCAGGACGATATCGCCAGCGTAACCAAGGCTCTGCAGGCCGATTACCTCACCACCGGTCCCGGCGTCGGTCGCTTCGAGCAGGCCTTCGCCGAGATGGTCGGTGCGCGTTATGCCATCGCCAGCAACAGCGGCACGGCGGCGCTCCATCTCGCCTGCATAGCGCTGGGTCTGCAGAAAGGGGATGCGGTCATCGTGCCGACCCTGACCTTCCTCGCCACGGCCAATGCGGCGCGCTATTGCGGGGCCGATGTCATCTTCGCCGATGTCGATGCCGATACGGGGCGGCTGACCGCCGCGACGTTGGCGGCGGCGCTGTCGAAGGCGGGCTCGGCCAAGGTGAAAGCGGTGCTGCCGGTGCATCTCAACGGCCATTGCGCCGATCTCACCGCCATCCGCGCCCTCACCGAGGCGCGTGGGATCAAGGTGATCGAAGACGCCTGCCACGCGCTGGGTGGCATCCATCAATCGGGCAACAGCAGCACGGCAAAGGTCGGCGCCTGTGCGCTCTCGGAACTCGCCTGCTTCTCGCTGCATCCGGTCAAGACCATGACCACTGGCGAGGGTGGCGTCACCACGACCAACGACCCGAATCACTACAAGATCATGCAGACCTATCGCAGCCACGGTATGGTGCGCGACGCGGCCGATTTCCGGCACCGCGATCTGGGCTTCGGTCCCGATGGCCAGCCGAACCCCTGGTATTACGAGATGCAGGCCCTGGGCTGGAACTACCGCATCACCGACTTCGCCTGCGCGCTCGGCGAAAGCCAGCTCGCTAAATTGCCGCGCTTCATCGCGCGCCGCCGCGAACTCACCGCCCTCTATGACAAGCTGCTGCCCGACCTCGCGCCGAGGCTCAAGATCGTGCCGGCGCAGCCCGGCGATAACGCTGCCTTGCACCTCTATGCCGTGCTGATCGATTTTGCCGGGATCGGCAAGTCGCGGGCGCAGGTCATGGCTGAACTGAAGGCGCTGGGTGTCGGCACCATGGTGCATTACCTGCCGGTCCATCAGCAGCCCTATTACCGCGATCTCTACGGCAAGCAGGACCTGCCGGGTGCGGATTCCTATTACGCCCGACAGCTCTCGATTCCGCTCTATCCCGATATGACGGATGCGGATGTAACAAGGGTGGTCGGCGCCTTGCGGTCCGTCCTCGGCTGA
- a CDS encoding pentapeptide repeat-containing protein, translating to MLLDILRSHHDWLRGAGGERADFTGRNLSGLKLPRLDLSMANLAGCDFSGADLSESKLQGANLAGCNLAGANFKDADLAGADLSDANLKGSNLSGANLDGADLWRANLMGVEVAPEVLHRALSCRHPGSNQPPE from the coding sequence ATGCTGCTCGATATCCTCCGGTCGCATCACGACTGGCTGCGGGGTGCCGGCGGTGAACGGGCGGATTTTACGGGACGCAATCTCTCGGGCCTCAAGCTGCCGCGGCTCGATCTCTCCATGGCCAATCTCGCCGGCTGCGACTTTTCCGGCGCCGATCTGTCGGAGAGCAAGCTGCAGGGTGCCAATCTCGCTGGTTGCAATCTCGCCGGGGCCAATTTCAAGGATGCCGACCTCGCGGGGGCCGATCTCTCCGACGCGAACCTCAAGGGGTCAAATCTGTCCGGTGCCAATCTTGATGGCGCCGACCTGTGGCGTGCCAATCTGATGGGGGTCGAGGTGGCACCGGAGGTGCTGCACCGGGCCCTTTCCTGTCGACATCCTGGCAGCAACCAGCCGCCCGAGTAA